A window of Diabrotica virgifera virgifera chromosome 9, PGI_DIABVI_V3a contains these coding sequences:
- the LOC126891532 gene encoding ring-infected erythrocyte surface antigen-like has product MRIKLDETSQKAEENNKSLEQKLEENSQRVEEKLVENSQKAEENNKSVEQKLEENREKLEETLEKMEYKLEENIKRIEEQMEQRVNKSIGEVKMLYGEIMNKHENLETKLTSENQEIVVQIQQHKERIHMVEEEIEKEAEWTNNRFMMVDENINEIKKEQKTSKEKEDQLENKWTIEVKEVKQEIEKM; this is encoded by the exons ATGAGAATAAAACTAGACGAGACTAGTCAAAAAGCAGAAGAGAATAATAAATCATTAGAGCagaaattagaagaaaatagtcAAAGAGTAGAAGAAAAATTAGTAGAAAATAGTCAAAAAGCAGAAGAGAATAATAAATCAGTAGAGCagaaattagaagaaaata GGGAGAAATTAGAAGAAACATTAGAGAAGATGGAATATAAACTTGAAGAGAACATTAAAAGAATAGAAGAACAAATGGAACAGAGAGTAAATAAGAGTATTGGAGAAGTAAAAATGTTGTACGGAGAGATCATGAATAAACATGAAAATTTAGAAACAAAATTAACTTCTGAAAATCAAGAAATAGTAGTTCAAATACAACAGCATAAAGAAAGAATACATATggtagaagaagaaatagaaaaggaAGCAGAATGGACGAACAACAGATTTATGATGGTAGATGaaaatataaatgaaataaagaaaGAACAGAAAACATCTAAAGAAAAGGAGGATCAATTGGAAAATAAATGGACGATTGAAGTAAAAGAAGTGaaacaagaaatagaaaaaatgtaG